In Lactuca sativa cultivar Salinas chromosome 5, Lsat_Salinas_v11, whole genome shotgun sequence, the DNA window TTACAAATTTCGACTACCACAGGAACTcaataacatacatcctacctttcatgtgtcaaacttgaagaaatgtttgtccgatgagaccctcgtcgtccctctagacgaaatcgaaatcaacgagagtctccactttgtaTAGGAACCAATTGaggtcatggatagggaaattaaaagaacagaACAAAGTCGCATAaccattgtgaaggtccgctaGAATACAAAGCAGGGACCTGAATATACTTGGGAgcacgaagatcagatgaaacaaaagtacccacatctcttTCCCTAATCCACAAATATTTACCATacatttaatttcgggacgaaattccctctaacggggggatgatgtgacaacccaaaatttaagcCCAATGTAACAAATTCCAGTCGAACCTTGTACCCCGTTTTAAGTTAATAAAATatcttcaaaaataaaatgttcaaaaagtATCAATTGGGTTGTCTAACTGATAGATATCGTGTCAAGGTTTTCAGAGATATCCAGAACACtcgaatccgagttataacgaagaagttatgaccaaccgaagattcgtGTAAAAACCGATAAAACCCTGCTAAACGTAAAAACGTGAAGTttcaataaaacactttttagccttagctatCCACATGAAAGTCGTCGATATTGTTACAccatgaacatacataaaaagaacgtggaaatctaacttcatatgaggaagttatgatttatctaaGTTCCGAAGTGgtaatagacagctaaaaactcgaaaaagTGATCAAGTGATTTgtggccgacacaacctaaacgagaatcgaagatatcgttaatggtagcacaacggtaaaatgtCTGACagaaatggacatcggatgaagaagttacggattttaaaCGAACTTTTCGTgtcctggcctattaaaaatatataattcaaaataaaatcaaaatttgccgacaaattctaaacgagagttgtagattatattctcacctatgcatgcatataaagaacgtcaaaatcggagctcgtatgcaaaagttacagaATTTACAAGTTCGAGGCACACATACCAAGACGATTTACGCCcactgtaccctcgtacacccagcgtactcgggtgctaggccacggttcgtccacgtcgcccctacgcCTCTATGCCCTCCCATCAAATGCTTCGTCTGACGATgcggtaagccatgacgcatGCGAACGCGCCGTGTAACCTCgctaggtacgccccgcgtaccaacggcttccagcccctatataaagggtgcaagGATTCAAGGCATAATTGCTCATTTTCTTTCCTTCTCttgcgtttttaccccgttttgcgTGCAAGGAATTTCCTGAAGTCCCGGTTTTCATacccaagtcccgaaggaagttttatgctcccgagattcccaagaaatCCACTTTCTCCggtcaaagttctgctcggttttcgtctcaccttcttcaatctatcaagtgagttcatatccctataaCTACCTTTTCAAATtttttgtaaatgcttttattcacttttaagggggggggggaatacaagtacacacACATGTATCCTTGTGTGAacaacatcaatcttttgctatacttttgttgtataataaatcataagtaactTATAAATATCATACGAAAACGTTCTCATAcaacatatcacaataacacatTGTCCTTTTGGAGTGAgacatgttgttatataaatatcaaacactttatttatattttgagtataaacgttcaataatgttattacaaatgttatactttacatacaaagtcgACACTACACTAGGGCTTACCATACAAACAAATCACACATTTGGAAAAACTATATtaggtatagtttactagatattcatgagattttacatactataagtactatatcaaggaaatactttcatatacaaaaacGAATGGACTTTGCATACGTAAATCTTTTTGTtactaagttttgtaagacattcaACTTCAGATCATGTACTTTCAATTATGCAGttaaagtcatgtattatatactataatatcttgtagggagagcgtgatacttgtgtatagatctataaaggattgacaatcccgcacctaaactgttagctacagttagaccggcaggtctgggatGACAAacttcataacattccaacgcctgaagaacgttgttacaggcagtctgggtcaatagcatggttataaaactcacatggagtattaaaaacacgttgatttatggGGTTAttaaatgccttagtgattttatacatgCATAAATCTACTATTCTAAGAATGAAAAACGCTATTGCAGTACAGTTTTGGagcttttaaactaccacacacttatggaaaaatattggatttctagaagcaaacattcaaaaacagtcgggtcttggtagaagactacttttatactagtaggaaatatgggattttctaggagttttcaaatatcgacaaacaatttcattcaattttatacaaacattgacattaaatacttatgaactcaccagcttaaatgttgatctacactttcaaatctagttgtatttcttagggattcagtaatacaggtaaacttcatATTTTGGAGAAGTGATGCTAAGGTGTCAGTTTAAACCTCATTttttcatcatattgtaatttgttttgaatcaagtatcattcaacaatgtaacttttaaattatatatatgatggttattttactttctttactatgtattcaactgttatgatactacatgaagtcatccgccctcgaacgattctgccgttctggtttgggggtgtgacactaatcATGTATACATGTTAGATAAGGTTGTTTATGGgtgaaaacaagcaccaagagcatggtatgcaacacttaccaatttcttaaaacagtcgaaatttaaacaaggataagttgaccccacattatttcgaaagaaagttgggaatcatctaatgcttgttcaaatttatgttgatgatattatttttggctctatgACCCAGCTTTGTCGAGTGAATTTGAGAATTTGATGAAGAGtcaattcgaaatgagcatgatgggtaaaATTAACAATTTTCTTGGGTTAAACATTCATCAAAGTTGAGAAGGAATTTTCATTAACCAAGAAAAAtacacgaagaacttgcttgagaAGTTTGGAATTACAAATAGCACGAAGCTAAGAGTGCCAATGGCAGTTGCAACGAAATTAACACCTTCATTAGATACACCTGCTATTGATCTTACTTTGTTTAGAAGCATGAGGTTGTTTACTatatttaactgcaagtagacctgctATCATGTTTtttgtatgtaattgtgctaggtatcaagaaAATCCAAGAGAACCACATTTAATAGCTGTGAAAAATATCTttcgttatctcaaaggaacaatttcgttaggattgcGGTATCCTACGAAAtctggatttttcattcaagccttTTCTGATTCAGATCTTGGTGGATGTACTCttgatagaaaaagtacaagtggagGATGTCAACTACTGGATGGGAAGCTTGCCATTtggcaatcgaaaaagcaaacttgtgttaCAATTTCCACTGTTGAAGCTGAATACATTTCTGCtgtttcttgcacttctcaaatcATCTAGATACAAAAGCCAATTGTGTGATTATGCagttaatatgaaaaagatttcattgtattgtgattcacaaagtgctataCGCATTTATCATAATCTAGTACAACATTCGAAAACAAAACATATTGTTCTTcgttatcatttcataaaagatcacgttgaagatggaaatattgaagttcattttgtgaaaacaactgATCAACTTtctgatattttcacaaaacctcttgatgaaaaatcttttATGAGAATTTTGGCAGGTTTGGGAATGTTAGATGTGAATTTTGTATGATGATCAATCATACAAAATTAACGAAGTTTTAATTGGTATAAAGGTGTCGATTCAGAGGCAAAATGATTCATTCAGAGGCTGATCATATTAACCATTCAGAGGTTACTATTCACATTCAGTACTTCGACACGCTTCGTTTTCGTATATTGGAGCTGAAAATTTTCGTGTGTTTGGTATCATCTTTAAATTTCGTTAGTTTTTCTTTTATTCTTTGAAACACTGAAAaaccaaaattattttcatttctttGTAATCATTTTCGAAAATtccaaaattccaaaaagattttcttttgttgCATGTCTTATTTTTCGaaaatttcaaaatcacaaaaatatttttccttattttcaaaaatataaaatccaaaaagatttttgttactttgttttttttttttttgttttaggtaTCAAGGATGATTACACGAAGAATTTTTCAAGGGTCATGCTTATGTTTCTTAGGGAAGGTATTTTTCTTCAAACTATACACTAGTTAAGATGTCCCCAaaagcatgttgctgcatgtcGACCAAAGCCTCCAAAGACTCAATGTGTGTTTACGAAATCCTTTTCATGTGAaattttcttcccaatcaggcttatattcgcattagtcactgagctaccttactcttttcaaatgagttaagagtttactgtttggtccaagtcaaacagaggtacattcgaatCTTCAataatctttttcatcacaaaattcttaCCACTTTTCACACACAAAGACACATGTTCAAGTGGtcattgatcaaaccaatcatgaCTTAGACATGTCAAAAtatatgtgttaatgatcttaattCATTAGACCTTGATGCAAGTGAAACCCAAATATACGAAATTatcaaggaattgacggggaactttgttccagattctTATGAAACACTTGTTTCTGTACCAAAAATTTCGTATACTCCAAATCACATTCTTTCGTATGAGACGTCTTGATCAAATGTTCGAATCCCATGACATTTgtttcccaacaagatccagctCAAATATTTTTCCTTGAATGTGATTTTTGTGTGAGTATCAATTCTTTTCCTTAATCACTTTTACAAAATTTTCCAaagcaacttgtcactgactacactggtcaaacaagtaacttcagttacaattactcaccttatgtttaggatgatGTGCAACAAAATTCGTAAGCCACCCttttaagccttgaaaaagaagccctttgatacttctctataagtattcgattgtaattcatgggaacatacacaagctgttgattatctctcttgataattagcgaagcaacctttgcccggGGATTAACTGACTTCGTATCTAAATTTTAGACATCACAAAACCCAAATTTTTGTTAATTTGCTTCTTATCTTTTTCCTTGGCACActacactcacgaaatccttgaggttctaagtaataccaacttaggctgaaGATTTCACAAGACTGGTAAATGATTTCGTTTCGAATCCCAAAAACGAAAGAGCCTAGCCTCCAATCCGAAGGGTTCGAGCTTATCCACTTTGTACTCACGAACAGTCTAAAGTTACTGTTTGGCAACTTGGCCCTCATTTCAAGGTATTTATGAGACGTGATGGGATAAACAGCTACTGGTGTGATTTTCAAGGAATGACGTGGCCTACTCTTTAATGATAAACGGTTCAAATTATTTTGGGCTTACCTATATAAGGAAAATACTTTTCCTTTGATCATTACGCGATCAAAAATTCTCAAACGACCAAAAAGCCCTAATTTTTCCAAAAGCTTTCAATAACTCGCAAATAGAGGCTATTCAGAACTCCAACACTGAAGAGGTTGAATCTCAACCTTTGATGAAAATTGAAAGCACCAATTACCAAGTTGAGGCCAATGTTTCACTGTATCCTGAGCAATTGAAGATGCTAATCGTTTCTCTGAAACGATCTGGATTAGCAACTGCAATGTTCAACTCATTCGTTATCCCGATTAGATGGTTGTCAATGGCTGCCTCAATTGCTTCTTATAACAAGGCAACAGATCCCATCACCTTCTATTTGATAAATGACAAGAGAGTTTGCTTGACGATGAAGATGTTCACTCAGTATCTAGAAATTCCTAACTCTCCACCATTCTTTAAGCCTACGAATCCATAAATCATGCacatgttcaacgagatgggtcACCAGCCCCCACTCGAGAAGATTAGTGATTTCAAGAAATCAGGACTTCCTTGTAtgtggatttttttttctttttaatttaccTCATTGATGGGAAGAAGTGTAGGACTTAACAAAGGCGGACTGGAAGTTTATGCAATGGTAATGGGTCTTTACTATGATTTGAGTGGTAATTTTGCCACTCAGTTATGGAAGGAGTTTGTTAAAAGTTTGGAGAACACCAATCTGGTAAAGGGGATTACGTGTGCAAGGTACTGGAGCCTTGTTCTTGAAAAGGTATATGAAAAAGAGGGAATTCAAGTCCCTGCTAATGAAACTACTGCTGAATTTGCAAAGTATCAGTTTTCGAAAGTTGTGGAGGATtatgaaaatatttttcaaagtGTAGCACGAATTCCAGATGCTATGCTAGAGAAGGTGAATCCTACTCACATGGTTCTAGTGAAGTATTTGAAAACTATTAATCCCGATGTGGAAACAGGGGTTTTGCTTACAGTCGAAGCTGGAACTTCTAAACAATCCAAGAAGTCTAAGGTTGATGAAGCAGAGGTACCAGTTACAAATATGAAAAAGTCTACATCCAAGTCTCCTAAGAACAAGCCTGAAAGTAATACAAAGAGGGCAGAAAAGGTTGTTGTTGTTAAGCCTTCGAAGGAGGTGATGCCATCAAAGTCGGGAGTATTGAAAAGATTACGAAGATTGTTACACAAACGAACTTTGTCTAATGACTCACAGATAGTTTGTAAAGTTCAAATCAGTAACAAAGGGGTCATTGTTCGTGAGATACCTGCTCCTGCTTCTCCATCATCTATGAAAAGAAgagctgaagatgtaattaatcaTATCTCAAAGAAGCGGTAAAAACGAAAAATCGTTCTTCGTGATGATTCGTCCGAAAACGAAGTGGTCCCTGATACACCACCAGTTTCGTCTTCTCCCATGGTAACTTCAATTCCTATCATTTCATCAGTTACTCCTACTATTTATATTGAACCTTAAACAAATATTCCACTCAAAATAGTGGTGACCATCTCAGTTTCTAAGGAGGTCCGTATTTCAAACATACCTGCTAACGTATCTGatacaggagcaaatgtttcagTAAATGTCGACGTTTCGCAACCCATTTCTCTTTCTACTTCATTACCAATCATTCCATCATCGTCATTGGTTACGTTACCACCATTTTATTCTTCCTATATCCATTGTCACCACATCACCAATTTTTTACAATATCCTTAAACAACCTATCACAACTCTATTTTCATCACAATCCACTGAACCACAAAAGCCTCATTCCGATGATGAAACAGAAGGAGGAGGTTTCGGAGGAACATTTGATGATTTGCACTTCGATTCAGAGGAAGAagatattcctgatcatatgcttatgtcaggaaaataattTAAAGttctcaatccaaaacataactcTATTCTTCATTTTCAAGCAGACTCGGGTGCAAAGCATTCTGTATCAGGAATAGAAGTTGATGTGATGCTAAAAGCTATAGAGCATCGTCTGCAAAATAAACTTGATTTAAATGACAAAAATAATGAACTTCGGATCAAAGCTCAGGTTGATCTATATAACTCTTCATTAAAGGAGCTTCGAAATGTTGCAAAAGAGAGACATGTTCTCTTTGTACAAGATGCGAAGAAGGTACGAGAGGATGTgaatctcaaacttgaagaattgAAGGAGTTTTCGAGTGAAATTCATCAAGTGAATGATCCTTACAACTCAACTCAGGAGAAAGTTGATATCATAACTGGGGCTCTCACTAATTTCATACAATCATTCCAAGCAACTGTACCAACGTTCGAAGCCAAGGCAACTGAAGACAAAAATCAGTTTGCGAAAATGAATGCCCTACTTGTAGAGTTGAAAGAAGTTGTCTCTAAGCCCACCCCAACTTCATTCTTAACTCCTGAGTCTCTTACTCAGAAGTTAAACATTATTTACCAAGTCCTCCAAAAGTCTGTTGCTCCTATCACAAAGTTTGCTCAGATGTTGCCACATAATGCCCCACCTGCTGTCACAAGGGTGGAAGGGGGAGAAAGGAGGGTGAGCAAAGGGTCGAAGAATGATAATAAGGGAGAAGGCATTGGAAAAACAAATGAAAATGCATAGGTTGTAGGGAAGATTATGACTTCACAAATTTTGACTTCATTACCTACCAAAATTGATCCTATTACAACAACAAAGTGTGACTACAAAACCACTTGCAAGACCTATTGTCAAAGGAATTCTAATTGGTTCCTCAACTGAAGGGGGAAGCTCAAGTTCTTCAAAACTGAATCCTATTTTGAAAGATAAAGGGAAAGGTATTGTAGTCGATAagtcaaaagaagaaaagaaagcagaAGTCGAAGCTGAAATAGAACTTCAGAGGCATATTCAAAGTATCATGAGGCTGAGGTAAAGTGATCCTCCAGGCATGCAGAAGGGAGATCCGAAGAAACTCTATAGTTACGAATCTATAGAGTCAAGGGTTGCATTAAACCACATGTATGCCTTTGAAAAGAAGCCAAAGAAACTTATTCCATAGCCAACACAGACATGAATCGGCTTGATTTCCCTATTAATGAAATGATGTTCATTACAGCTCAATAAAAAATAAGCGAGAAGTTTGAAAATGCTGATGActacacacacatgaaaattcgTTTGCATGTTGTACTTGGAAAGGAACCTAAAGAAGTATGGTCTCTTATCAAAATCAAGAAGGTTTTTGCAATAAAGAAAGATGTTTTGTTCGAAGACATGATACAAAACTTTAGGTATCATGTTGTTTGTGCGAACAATCAACAAGCTGACTTCAGTATAGCAGATTTCCCACTAATGAACTTGAATGGTCTAATTCAAGTTGCATTAATCTTAAAGGATATGCAAGCATCTCAACTCAAGGGTACAGACAAAGAGGTGTTCAGACTTGGTCTTGCTCatattaaaattttcattgaTAATTACTATGATTGTCTGGCCCTGACGGACGAAGAGTTGGCTTCGGGTATGGATAGGAAAATAACAGTTGCTATGTTACCTTTGAATTCACAACCAGAACTGAAGAATTATGCAAATGGTGAGATATGCTTAAAGCCTTTTGGCATGGTGTTTGTTGGAAAAGATACAAAAGGGAAAGCCAAAAGATTCTTATTCCAAGTTGCTGAGATAGAAAGATAGATAACTTCACAATATACAAActtcattgttcgtatgaatagtTGTACAAAGAATAAAGGAGACAAAACCGAGTTGAAGAAAGTGTTAACTTGGTATTCGGAAATCATTAGGATAATGCACTTCGATGCTCAGATTCTCACGAACTAAGTAGTTCGACTCGTTTagaaagggggagattgttagggtcgAAGTCTTGTTGTAAAGAGTCAAAGTGTATTTGCTTTATTTcgtatgtaatgtatttactaagtcatttttaTGTTCGAAGTGTAACTCCTAGACTTGGTATTTTTTGTACTCtcggtttcctataaataggaactgaACATAGAGTTAGATAACAAGTTTTCCCTGTATGTTGTCTACTTTGGTACTCTTGTTCATTTGAGACTAATATGAGCTGAAACCAGATTCTATTTACATTTTGTGTTCTTGATTGATCTTTGGCTTGTTTAACTCTAATTTTATTCGATTTCTTGTTACAATTACACTTCAACTTcacagtttatttatttattttatacattttttcTGCTTACAACTTCCAGGTATTCTGTCTTTATCCACCAAGTTTCTTCCTACAGTCACAAATTATGTCTTTATCCACCAAGTTTCTTCCAGGAAAAATCATGTTGCAACCCAGCCATAAGTATTAGGGAGATTTTAATGGGTAATTTCATCATATGGCTCATCTGCTTAGAACAATAGGTTCACCCATCACTCACATCCATTTATTTGATCACACACTTGGAAACATACATGTAAAACTCGTTTATTTACACATATGTATTACTTTATGAGTTTTTTAATATATATGGAAAACTCATTTATTCATGTAGGATGAAAACTCAGGCAATTCTTCAAGGGTTTACTTGCCATCCATGGACAGCCACCCATGACACCAAGTTCATCATTTTTACTTTCCATCCACGCTGGGTGGCAACCCAATGACACGGAGGATTTTGTTCGACATGATATATGAAAAAAAGGTgtccttaatagcaatgtagtaccAAGTTATATAGTTAAGGAAAAccccttaataacaatgtactatCAGATCCtcttaatatcaatgtattacaatttCTTCATAACTTGTTTGAAATGATGTTATTAGATGAAATTT includes these proteins:
- the LOC111890453 gene encoding uncharacterized mitochondrial protein AtMg00810-like, with translation MAVATKLTPSLDTPAIDLTLFRSMRYQENPREPHLIAVKNIFRYLKGTISLGLRYPTKSGFFIQAFSDSDLGGCTLDRKSTSGGCQLLDGKLAIWQSKKQTCVTISTVEAEYISAVSCTSQII